In the Telopea speciosissima isolate NSW1024214 ecotype Mountain lineage chromosome 2, Tspe_v1, whole genome shotgun sequence genome, one interval contains:
- the LOC122649710 gene encoding U-box domain-containing protein 17: MASAAIFSSLRRRRSPSLEAFLAPVHLSDVALVQTLVSLGSELISSFSNRLLAFQRRNSQSLIRKIQNFVVVFEFLRDSGSKLPSTAVLCLKELYLLIYRSKILLEYCSQASRLWLLVQNSSISGHFHDLNQEISTLLDIFPLKELELSLDIREHIELMQSQSSKAKLFIDQRDEMLRLQLFSFLEEFERGHIPDQEELRTLFIDRLGIRDAKSCRAEIEFLEEQIYNLEGDVEPTVSVLNGFVALTRYCRFLLFGFEEEEMGTGNHKKSNKGLISLDNGESSVPIPKDFICPISLDLMRDPVIISTGQTYDRLSIAHWMEEGHCSCPKTGQMLTHTRLVPNRALRNLISQWCSAHGIHFDPSDSPDTTMETIAVAAASKAAIKANTATAELLIQQLSNGSEVVKTVAVRELRLLAKTGRENRACIAEAGAIPLLRQLLSSPNPIAQENAVTAILNLSIHDKNKSRIMEEAGCLGSIVEILRFGHTTEARENAAATLFSLSAVHDYKKRITNAEGAVETLAGLLREGSSRGKKDAVTALFNLSTHEDNCKKMIESGAMTALVGALGIEGTAEEAVGALALLVRQPIGAEAVGKEEMAVAGLIGMMRRGTPMGKENVVVALLELCRSGGAAATLRVARAPALASLLQTLLFTGTKRARRKAASLARVCQRCEAATLPVGAWGVGYGYSGNSMSDHGSSFAGDVSVPMSIVPPLC; encoded by the coding sequence ATGGCTTCAGCTGCTATATTCTCGTCTTTACGGAGGCGAAGGTCGCCTTCCTTAGAGGCTTTCTTGGCGCCGGTACATTTAAGCGACGTCGCGCTTGTTCAGACACTCGTTTCTCTAGGCAGTGAGCTGATCTCGTCTTTTTCGAATCGTCTGTTGGCTTTCCAGCGCAGGAATTCCCAATCTCTGATTCGAAAGATACAGAATTTCGTCGTCGTCTTTGAGTTTCTCAGGGACTCTGGGTCTAAACTCCCTTCCACTGCCGTTCTTTGCTTGAAGGAACTTTATCTTCTCATTTATCGTTCGAAGATTCTTTTAGAGTATTGCTCTCAGGCAAGCAGGTTATGGCTCCTCGTCCAGAACTCTTCGATTTCTGGTCATTTCCACGACCTCAACCAGGAGATCTCCACGCTTCTCGACATATTCCCGTTGAAAGAGCTCGAGCTCTCTCTGGACATCAGAGAGCATATTGAGCTTATGCAGAGCCAGTCAAGCAAAGCCAAGTTATTTATTGATCAACGTGATGAGATGCTGAGGCTTCagctcttctccttccttgaaGAGTTTGAGCGGGGACATATTCCTGATCAGGAAGAGTTGCGTACTCTTTTCATCGACAGATTGGGGATTCGAGATGCAAAATCTTGTAGAGCTGAGATTGAATTCCTGGAAGAGCAGATTTATAATCTTGAGGGGGATGTTGAACCGACTGTCTCAGTACTCAATGGGTTTGTCGCCCTTACAAGGTATTGCAGATTTTTGCTTTTTGGCttcgaggaagaagaaatgggaaCTGGTAACCATAAGAAATCGAACAAGGGTCTTATTTCTCTGGATAATGGTGAATCTAGTGTTCCAATTCCAAAGGATTTTATTTGCCCAATATCTTTGGACTTGATGCGAGACCCGGTAATAATCTCAACTGGGCAGACCTATGATCGACTTTCCATAGCCCATTGGATGGAAGAAGGGCATTGCAGCTGTCCAAAGACAGGACAGATGCTTACTCACACTCGTCTTGTGCCAAATCGAGCTCTCAGAAATCTAATCTCCCAGTGGTGCTCCGCTCATGGGATACATTTTGATCCATCAGATAGTCCAGATACGACAATGGAAACCATTGCAGTGGCTGCAGCttccaaagctgcaatcaaAGCTAACACAGCAACAGCTGAGCTTCTAATTCAACAGTTATCAAATGGGTCAGAGGTGGTAAAAACAGTCGCTGTTCGTGAGCTGCGGTTGCTGGCTAAAACTGGAAGAGAGAACCGTGCCTGCATTGCAGAAGCAGGGGCAATCCCTCTTCTCCGACAGTTACTGTCATCCCCAAACCCAATTGCACAAGAGAATGCTGTGACCGCAATTCTCAATCTATCGATCCATGACAAGAACAAGAGTCGGATAATGGAGGAAGCAGGATGTTTAGGATCAATTGTCGAGATTCTAAGATTTGGGCACACAACAGAGGCAAGGGAAAATGCTGCAGCAACACTCTTCAGCTTGTCTGCAGTTCATGACTACAAGAAGAGAATCACAAATGCAGAAGGGGCTGTTGAGACCTTGGCAGGACTGTTGAGAGAGGGGAGCTCAAGAGGGAAGAAGGATGCTGTAACTGCTCTATTTAATTTGTCCACTCATGAAGATAATTGCAAGAAAATGATAGAGTCCGGAGCAATGACAGCCCTGGTAGGGGCACTAGGAATTGAGGGAACGGCAGAGGAGGCAGTCGGTGCATTGGCCTTACTAGTTAGACAGCCAATTGGGGCTGAAGCAGTTGGGAAGGAGGAAATGGCAGTGGCTGGGTTAATTGGGATGATGCGACGGGGGACTCCTATGGGGAAAGAGAATGTTGTCGTGGCATTGCTTGAATTATGCCGGAGTGGTGGGGCAGCTGCTACATTGAGGGTGGCTAGGGCACCAGCATTGGCAAGTTTGCTTCAGACTTTGCTCTTTACGGGTACAAAGCGGGCGCGACGGAAGGCAGCATCACTTGCTAGAGTTTGCCAGAGGTGTGAAGCTGCAACTTTGCCGGTGGGAGCATGGGGAGTCGGGTATGGATATTCCGGCAATTCAATGTCAGATCATGGTTCAAGTTTTGCTGGGGATGTGTCAGTACCAATGTCCATCGTTCCACCCTTGTGCTAG
- the LOC122649711 gene encoding uncharacterized protein LOC122649711 → MSTGTNNISSTAGSRQGQNSDSNQTNSPVPRITSFRPADAGAQTTDPWQLFEERVRWGPYGLTGFPGQSLSPLRIVLLDGEIAAGVNPLPRQFVREFPPRRRGQWHIPPEEEPSLTPEQQRKALQQLKKHVYNPARNKPRRWTFYNRENASNSSHLKEEERDEDGKGCPICLEDFVPNEEVQMTPCKHMFHFKCILPWVKSHGQCPVCRFALCDMDRRALSPNNLPGLRNDIMPGDLISLVRAVEETFEWLTVPR, encoded by the exons ATGAGCACCGGCACCAACAATATTTCATCTACTGCTGGGAGTAGGCAAGGCCAGAATAGTGATTCAAACCAGACGAACTCACCGGTACCACGAATAACCTCCTTTCGACCTGCT GACGCAGGTGCTCAGACAACGGATCCATGGCAATTATTCGAGGAAAGAGTGAGATGGGGACCTTATGGCTTAACAGG TTTCCCTGGGCAGTCTCTTTCTCCACTACGAATTGTCCTCCTGGATGGCGAAATAGCAGCAGGAGTTAACCCTCTACCAAGGCAGTTTGTCCGAGAATTTCCTCCAAGGAGAAGAGGACAATGGCATATCCCTCCAGAGGAAGAACCTAGCCTGACCCCAGAGCAGCAAAGGAAGGCCTTACAGCAATTGAAGAAGCATGTGTACAACCCTGCCAGGAACAAACCAAGGAGATGGACTTTCTACAACAGAGAAAATGCCAGTAACAGCTCCCatttgaaggaagaagagagagatgaggatGGTAAGGGATGTCCAATTTGCTTGGAAGACTTTGTTCCCAATGAGGAGGTGCAAATGACTCCATGTAAGCATATGTTCCATTTTAAGTGCATCCTCCCTTGGGTGAAAAGCCATGGTCAGTGTCCAGTATGTAGGTTTGCTCTATGTGACATGGACAGGAGAGCTTTGTCCCCAAACAACCTCCCTGGGCTTAGAAATGACATCATGCCGGGAGATCTTATCTCGCTCGTGAGGGCAGTGGAAGAGACCTTTGAGTGGTTGACTGTCCCTCGCTAA
- the LOC122649956 gene encoding protein sym-1, with the protein MKALGGNGGFLWWNGLLKRRGLHSQRREFSKSSNSDVGGRAGGGRGFNFPLKQAATAASLALTGDAIAQVSARRKALQRLDSNNQESMSTILANHDWVRGLRMASYGFLLYGPGSYAWYQFLERRLPKQSIQNMFFKVFLNQIVLGPSVIAVVFAWNNIWQKKLSELPAKYQKDALPTLFYGFRFWIPVSILNFWLIPLQTRVAFMSTCSIFWNFYLSSTMSK; encoded by the exons ATGAAAGCTTTGGGTGGCAATGGGGGGTTCTTGTGGTGGAACGGCCTTCTCAAGAGACGTGGACTTCATTCCCAGAGAAGAGAGTTCTCAAAATCCTCTAATTCGGATGTGGGTGGAAGAGCAGGTGGGGGAAGAGGTTTTAATTTCCCACTCAAGCAGGCAGCAACGGCAGCTTCTCTTGCTCTCACTGGTGACGCCATCGCCCAGGTCAGTGCCCGGCGGAAGGCTCTCCAACGATTGGATTCCAACAACCAG GAAAGCATGTCAACCATTCTTGCAAATCATGATTGGGTCCGAGGACTAAGGATGGCTTCCTATGGGTTTCTCTTATATGGTCCAGGCTCCTATGCATGGTACCAGTTTCTTGAGCGTCGCTTGCCTAAGCAATCAATACAGAATATGTTTTTTAAG gtttttttgaATCAAATTGTACTTGGTCCAAGTGTGATCGCTGTAGTCTTTGCATGGAATAATATATGGCAAAAGAAGCTCTCAGAGCTTCCAGCCAAGTACCAGAAGGATGCCCTTCCTACTCTATTTTATG GATTTAGGTTTTGGATTCCTGTCAGCATACTGAATTTCTG GTTGATTCCTCTTCAAACGCGTGTAGCTTTCATGTCTACCTGCTCCATATTTTGGAACTTCTACTTATCTTCAACCATGAGCAAGTGA
- the LOC122649952 gene encoding uncharacterized protein LOC122649952 isoform X2: MVDVGNIDILSEIQVLVSDKLQVVSYKWLSRNFTVSSNDAKRLLLEFVEKHGSGMEVVYTLSGWLKNDPPVYHIRLVSGLKLAEMKKEFEDNCSVQVYSLQACIPKDPAVLWNAEFVQAEDLFNQPSTVDNCLRDNRFCGVSNSFVKRNAKETGVTGPSKSSSANQTPYVPQPQEGKIQQVSPKIGLQSTTVASSDVKNEHSAREVHAHTSKPHTDKEKGTAFPANKTTAQNDKGSSGTGGSLASFWGRASAKSKPSCPAAEPSNVVPNTSFSAEAQICAHEAVDAISSDDEGQIINHKRASNGEGSRKRRVVFDFSDEEDEDAVNLASPDPPKRQSSPDSKHKKKSFVLETNNLDFEEQKEENPKVKQEKTTESDASLRREDSVSSKEKKPGISLLDKSDSVVPKNTLNKIEKTTEAAPSSPKRRKMLKTRIDERGREVTEVVWEDEGAENKNTEKNSVNNVNSRPPATKSPAVGPAAPSNPAGKTGNKKAGKGGVKDPKQGNIMSFFKKV; the protein is encoded by the exons ATGGTGGACGTTGGTAATATAGACATTCTGAGCGAGATCCAAGTTCTAGTCTCTGATAAGCTTCAAGTG GTCTCTTACAAGTGGCTTAGTCGCAATTTCACAGTGTCATCAAATGATGCAAAGAG GCTTCTTCTGGAGTTTGTTGAAAAACATGGAAGTGGAATGGAAGTGGTATACACCTTGTCAGGATGGTTGAAGAACGATCCTCCAGTTTACCATATACGGCTAGTTTCTGGACTTAAGCTTGCAG aaatgaaaaaagaatttGAGGACAATTGCTCAGTTCAGGTTTACAGTTTACAAGCTTGCATTCCGAAGGATCCAGCTGTGCTTTGGAATGCTGAATTTGTACAGGCAGAAGATCTCTTTAATCAGCCTTCAACTGTTGATAATTGCTTGAGAGACAACAG GTTCTGTGGGGTTTCAAATTCCTTTGTCAAGCGCAATGCTAAAGAAACG GGTGTAACAGGGCCATCCAAAAGTAGTTCTGCAAATCAAACTCCATATGTACCACAAccacaagaaggaaaaatacAACAAGTGAGCCCAAAAATTGGATTGCAGTCCACAACAGTGGCATCAAGTGATGTTAAAAATGAGCATAGTGCTAGGGAAGTTCATGCTCATACTAGCAAACCTCATACAGATAAAGAAAAAGGTACAGCATTTCCTGCTAACAAAACGACAGCCCAGAATGATAAAGGCTCTTCAGGAACTGGAGGATCACTGGCCAGTTTTTGGGGTCGTGCATCTGCAAAGTCAAAGCCCAGCTGTCCCGCAGCAGAACCGAGTAATGTTGTTCCAAACACCAGTT TTAGTGCAGAAGCTCAAATTTGTGCTCATGAAGCAGTAGATGCCATCAGCAGTGATGACGAGGGGCAAATTATCAACCACAAGAGGGCCTCAAATGGTGAAGGCAGCCGGAAGAGGAGGGTAGTCTTTGATTTCtctgatgaagaagatgaagatgcagtCAATCTAGCCTCACCGGATCCTCCAAAAAGGCAGTCAAGTCCGGATTctaaacacaagaagaagtcaTTTGTTCTGGAGACAAATAATTTGGATTTTGAAgagcaaaaagaagaaaatccaaagGTCAAGCAGGAGAAAACAACTGAAAGCGACGCTAGTCTACGGAGGGAAGATTCAGTTTCcagcaaagaaaagaaacctGGGATTTCTTTGTTAGATAAGTCCGACAGTGTTGTCCCCAAAAATACTTTgaataaaatagagaaaacaacTGAAGCTGCTCCCAGTTCTCCCAAAAGGAGAAAGATGCTTAAGACACGTATCGATGAGCGTGGCAGAGAAG TGACTGAGGTTGTTTGGGAGGATGAGGGGGCAGAAAACAAGAACACTGAGAAGAACTCAGTCAACAATGTTAACAGCAG GCCTCCTGCAACTAAATCTCCAGCAGTGGGGCCAGCTGCTCCATCTAACCCAGCTGGCAAAACTGGAAACAAGAAAGCAGGAAAAGGTGGTGTGAAGGATCCAAAGCAGGGCAATATTATGTCATTCTTCAAGAAGGTTTGA
- the LOC122649952 gene encoding uncharacterized protein LOC122649952 isoform X1, whose protein sequence is MVDVGNIDILSEIQVLVSDKLQVVSYKWLSRNFTVSSNDAKRLLLEFVEKHGSGMEVVYTLSGWLKNDPPVYHIRLVSGLKLAEMKKEFEDNCSVQVYSLQACIPKDPAVLWNAEFVQAEDLFNQPSTVDNCLRDNRFCGVSNSFVKRNAKETPPVFVPPQRNNSGVTGPSKSSSANQTPYVPQPQEGKIQQVSPKIGLQSTTVASSDVKNEHSAREVHAHTSKPHTDKEKGTAFPANKTTAQNDKGSSGTGGSLASFWGRASAKSKPSCPAAEPSNVVPNTSFSAEAQICAHEAVDAISSDDEGQIINHKRASNGEGSRKRRVVFDFSDEEDEDAVNLASPDPPKRQSSPDSKHKKKSFVLETNNLDFEEQKEENPKVKQEKTTESDASLRREDSVSSKEKKPGISLLDKSDSVVPKNTLNKIEKTTEAAPSSPKRRKMLKTRIDERGREVTEVVWEDEGAENKNTEKNSVNNVNSRPPATKSPAVGPAAPSNPAGKTGNKKAGKGGVKDPKQGNIMSFFKKV, encoded by the exons ATGGTGGACGTTGGTAATATAGACATTCTGAGCGAGATCCAAGTTCTAGTCTCTGATAAGCTTCAAGTG GTCTCTTACAAGTGGCTTAGTCGCAATTTCACAGTGTCATCAAATGATGCAAAGAG GCTTCTTCTGGAGTTTGTTGAAAAACATGGAAGTGGAATGGAAGTGGTATACACCTTGTCAGGATGGTTGAAGAACGATCCTCCAGTTTACCATATACGGCTAGTTTCTGGACTTAAGCTTGCAG aaatgaaaaaagaatttGAGGACAATTGCTCAGTTCAGGTTTACAGTTTACAAGCTTGCATTCCGAAGGATCCAGCTGTGCTTTGGAATGCTGAATTTGTACAGGCAGAAGATCTCTTTAATCAGCCTTCAACTGTTGATAATTGCTTGAGAGACAACAG GTTCTGTGGGGTTTCAAATTCCTTTGTCAAGCGCAATGCTAAAGAAACGCCTCCCGTTTTTGTGCCCCCACAGCGTAATAATTCAGGTGTAACAGGGCCATCCAAAAGTAGTTCTGCAAATCAAACTCCATATGTACCACAAccacaagaaggaaaaatacAACAAGTGAGCCCAAAAATTGGATTGCAGTCCACAACAGTGGCATCAAGTGATGTTAAAAATGAGCATAGTGCTAGGGAAGTTCATGCTCATACTAGCAAACCTCATACAGATAAAGAAAAAGGTACAGCATTTCCTGCTAACAAAACGACAGCCCAGAATGATAAAGGCTCTTCAGGAACTGGAGGATCACTGGCCAGTTTTTGGGGTCGTGCATCTGCAAAGTCAAAGCCCAGCTGTCCCGCAGCAGAACCGAGTAATGTTGTTCCAAACACCAGTT TTAGTGCAGAAGCTCAAATTTGTGCTCATGAAGCAGTAGATGCCATCAGCAGTGATGACGAGGGGCAAATTATCAACCACAAGAGGGCCTCAAATGGTGAAGGCAGCCGGAAGAGGAGGGTAGTCTTTGATTTCtctgatgaagaagatgaagatgcagtCAATCTAGCCTCACCGGATCCTCCAAAAAGGCAGTCAAGTCCGGATTctaaacacaagaagaagtcaTTTGTTCTGGAGACAAATAATTTGGATTTTGAAgagcaaaaagaagaaaatccaaagGTCAAGCAGGAGAAAACAACTGAAAGCGACGCTAGTCTACGGAGGGAAGATTCAGTTTCcagcaaagaaaagaaacctGGGATTTCTTTGTTAGATAAGTCCGACAGTGTTGTCCCCAAAAATACTTTgaataaaatagagaaaacaacTGAAGCTGCTCCCAGTTCTCCCAAAAGGAGAAAGATGCTTAAGACACGTATCGATGAGCGTGGCAGAGAAG TGACTGAGGTTGTTTGGGAGGATGAGGGGGCAGAAAACAAGAACACTGAGAAGAACTCAGTCAACAATGTTAACAGCAG GCCTCCTGCAACTAAATCTCCAGCAGTGGGGCCAGCTGCTCCATCTAACCCAGCTGGCAAAACTGGAAACAAGAAAGCAGGAAAAGGTGGTGTGAAGGATCCAAAGCAGGGCAATATTATGTCATTCTTCAAGAAGGTTTGA